The Cutaneotrichosporon cavernicola HIS019 DNA, chromosome: 5 DNA segment CGCTCGGGAAACCTGAGCAATATATACGAGCTGCTCCacgtgtcgtcgtcgggcaGCACGTCGTAggactggcgtcagctccCCAATCGTTTTATCACAACTCACCTCGACAACGCGCAGATGCTTGCGCTTGGGGTGCGGGTGGCGGATCTCGGCAAGCTCCTGGTCGCGCAGATCCTGGAATGACTTTTCGATGGCCATGatctgcgccgcctcgctcgcgtccacctcctcctctcttTCGTCAGCTTGCTCATATGGGCGACATACTGGacagcctcggcggcagcgcggcggcgggtcGTCTCCCGGCGCTGAATGTAGGATGAGTTACGCATCCACGAGACCTCGGGCTTGATTGAGCTTGGTGCCGGCGCACCGTTGGCCGTCTTGGCGAAGATGCGCAGCGGCGCCAGGAGCGCCGCGTCTCCCgggtcgagcttgacggtCTCGAGGGTGGGGTTCAGGCTTGCATCGTTGCCGTCCCACACGCCATCAAAGGTGTTCAAGTCGATCGGCATGcccatctcggcgtcgagcagcatcggcgccggcgctgcGCCCGCCAGCTGGTCGAGGTAGGCCgggtcgccgaggcgcgagaTGTCCGtcttgaccttgaggaGCTTTGGCGGGAAGGGCGGGTCCGGGAGTGGGTTCTCGAAGCGGACCCTCACAAGGAGGTCCAGCTTTCTGCCATCAGCATGCTGAGGATCGTTTGTACCCACGAGGACTTCTTCGACATGGCGGATGCACGGGGATGGAGAGACGGTTGTTGAGTTGTGGTGGTGACAATCGACCTTCGGCGCCGAAAGAGGTCGCGGAAGCAAAATCCACGTGATCCGATCGGGAGCCCCACAACGCGTCGCGGTTGAGTGGACTATTTGCCGTTGTTGTGATTTCCGACCTGgcctcttccctcttccctctactcctcctcttctcctcccgcATTACACTACCAAGCTGTCCACCTATGCTCCCCTCGTCATGACTCAACCACCTCGTGCAAACGGGGACCAAGCCGGGGTCCAGGATGACCTCCTGGACCAGGTGCTGCGTGAGGGCCTGGCATCacggggcggcggcgatccCGCTGCCGAGATTCAGCGATCACGCAAGCTCCTGTCGGTGCTGTTCGACCAATGCGTCCTCCGTCCACCAGAACAGGTCGACCAGACCGCCCTAGAGCGAACACACCTCACGCTCTCGATCCTCGCACGCCAGAGCTCACAGAACCCGGAGCTGCTCGtgtccgagtcggacgGCAGGCCATTCTACACTTTCCTCCTTAcgcgcctcgtcatcgccgcggcgcagaCAGAGGTAGCCGACACACCCCGGCTCGAACTGGTGGCAGCGTTCGTCGCAGCTGCTGTGCGCATTCTGCGTACAATGGCGAGCGACGTCTTGGACCACGGCGAGACGTACATGCGTGGGCCGCCTCGCGTCACCAACGCCCTGCGCGACATGGTGCGCTACGTACGCGGTAGGTGAACCGTTGGAATGGACCTAACGCCAGACTCGTTTGACCTGAAGGACGCACCGATGCTCGGGCACGCAGACATGCCGACCGTCACAGGCGGAGTGACACAGCTCATCGTACTCAACATCGTGCTGCAGACTCCGGCGCCGTTCTCCAGCGACGTTCAGCTGGCCGCTGCGCGCATACTGTCTGATCTTGCACGGAGATTTACCCGCCTCCCTCCAGATCGGCAGGCACGCTATGCCGCGGTCGTGACAGCCGCCATTCCTCTCGCACCAGTCCGGCACGTACTCTCTCGGGCTGCCGTCGCCGTGGCGCAGTGGCCGGAGATCGACAACGACGCGTGGCAGAAGGCGGTTGAAGAGCTCGTgaacaaggtcgaggtggatggagacGCGTCGCTCCACCGCGACGTCTGGCAGGGTCTTTTGCCCTCCCTGTCGCTGCCGGAGGGGAGCGCGATCAAGCTCGACTCGCGCGTCGGTCGGGCGAAGATcatgctcctcctcgagcccaCTGCACCGCACCTCTCCATTGCGCTCATACGCAAGACACTCCCCAAGAGTTGTCTCCAACGATGGGCCCAGGACGTCACCGCCGCTCatgccgagctgcgcgatCGTCTTGGACGATACACAGAGcttccgccgccgacatcACGAAAACGCAAGCGCGCGCTGAACCCCGTCGAAGAACGCgccctcaccttcctccactctAAAGTCCCAGAGCTTAAGATAGAGTCAGTCGACAGCCTCCGACACTCGCTTGCTGATCTCGAACCCTCAATAGCCCTCAAGCTCTTAGGCACGACACCGATGATTGCGTGCGCGCTGTGCCAGTGTGCAGACACGCACGGTAAGCTGCCGTCCGACTTTGTCCGCAAGCTCCTTGAGGCCGGCTGCCGGTTGCAAGACGAGCACGCTCTCATGCGCGCCCTCAGTATCTTGTTCACTCACACGAATAAGGGCGACGTGTCCTTGCTTGCGTGGCATACAcctctcgcgcgcgcaTGGGAGGCTTTCTCCTCCCCTGACCGCCGGACACGGATTGCGTCCGGGTGAGTCACGAACCAACTCGGCACTGACGTGTAGAAACCTCCTGTCCGCCATATACCTTAACCTCCTTTCCTCTCCTGACCCTGATACACAATTCCGGGCGAAGAGCGAGCTGCTGAAACGCATCTCACCATTGCTCGGCAACTCCCGCTACGCTGTCCTCGAGACGGCAATATTACTGCTTGGTGATCTGGGCCGGAAAGTGGACGACAAGCACCTGTACGGCGTCCTTGAACTCCTCCTGCAGCAGTTCGGGTCACCAAGCCAACCCATCCGCGCGATCGTATACACACAGCTCGTTGACATTGCGACACATCGTGGGAAACAGCCCTATACGCTACTCGCGCCATACCTTGACCGCGTCGGTGTGCTGCTCGCCGAGTGCCTTgtccctcatccctctGCGGTGGCGGAGACCATGCAGCTCATCGGCTTCAACCGTCAGCCCTTCTTCAgccaccacctcgtccgAAAAGCAGTCGTGCCAGCGCTTGTCCTTCGTCAGGACCGGGCTGCTTTGGATATTCTCGCCACGATCCTGGGGAAAGCGCTGggcctcatcctcatcgatgatgccgccgacgtcctcgccaaggtcTTCCTCACGCCAGTAAAGACCAacccctccatctcttTCCTGGCCAAGGTACTACGCGAGAGCACGCACGATCCTGATGACTCCACGACCATCGGGCGGTACATCCAGGCCTATCGCGTCAACCTCATAGCTGCTCTCGTGaccgagcttggcgacgaggatggggcgaggagagagaCGGCCAAAGACGCGCTCAAGATGGTCCAACGCAAAGATATACTCAGCCCGAGCGACCCGGGCGATCTTGGATCATATCTCAAACCGCACatggtcggcgcgctcgccgagatgaCTGAACAGCTGGTTCTACTCCGTTCGCACGCAGACATACGCCGCAAGATCGTCcgcagccttggcgagctgaTCTCACTCGTTGGCGACTCGATGGCGTCCTTCTCCCCTCAGGTGAGCTTTATTATCTACAGTCGCAGCTGACCGCAGATCATCGCCAGTCTGCAGAGCACGTTGTGCCAGCCCGAGCTTCGACTGCAGGCGCTGCAGACGTGGCACCGCTTCGTCGACCTCATGAAGTACGTCGACGTAGGCCCGTACATTGGTGCTACCATCGCCGCCTTCGTGGCGGAATGGTCGAACTTCACACCCGAGGAGCGTCAGGTGGCAGTCTCGatcgtcgagctcatcgacggCAACCATCGACATCTGCAGGcgttcaaggacgacaTTGTGTTGTTCGACCACATCGATGAGCTCAAGCCGTTCCGCAAGAACCTCTTGTCGTACCGTAAGAAATGGCCGACGAAGATGTATCTCagcaagctcctcgagcggACAAGCAGCAAGAATATCGCGATTGCAACCGCGTCCGTGCGTGAGCTCCGATGGCTCCTCCAGACCCAAGGTCCCGACGTGATGCAGCTGGCGCGTGGCGACACATTCGACCCAATCATGGGTCAGCTTGTGCAGTCGCTGGTAAGTGCTTCCTCCACAGACGGCGACAGCCAGGAGCTCCGCGACCTCAGCTATGAGTGCTTTGGCATCTTGGGTGCTCTGGACCCGGACCGATTCGTCACACGATCCGACGAGCCGTCCATGACAATCACGTCCAACTTCACCGACCGCGAGGAGTCGATTCAGTTCGCCCTTCACCTAATTCGCGACCTTCTGACCACCGCGTTCCGCGCCACCAATGACACCAAACACCAGAAGACGCTGTCGTTTGCGCTCCAGGAGCTGCTCAAGTTCTGCGACTTCGgtgtcggcctcgtcaaccgCGGTGCCCGCGTTCCACTGCAGGTGCGACAGAGATGGGAGGCCCTGCCCAAGGACGTGCTGGAGACTGTCACGCCCTTCCTGGACACCCAGTTCGTGTTgaacaaggacaagaagagCTCGTTCGAGTATCCGATCTACCCGACCACGCAGACATACCGCGAGTGGATCCAGGCCTGGACGGTCGATCTCATCGGACGCGTCATGGACTTCCAGACCGGTGACCGCAGCGACGCGCAGACCATCTTCGCAGCGTTCAACACGGAGGCACATTCTCAAGACGTAGCTGTCGCCAACCACATTCTCCCTCACCTGGTCCTCCACGTTCTCTTATCTGGCGACGAGTCAATCCGCAGCAATATCCGTcgcgagatcgacgacgtgctGACGGACATCGTGAGCTCCAGCAAGGAGAGCCTTGGTGACAAGCGCACCAACAGCGCCCACGTTATCTTCAACCTTATGGACCATTTGAGCAAGTGGCTCCGACTCGCCCGCGGCGATAAGAGGCGATCATCCCACGTACTGCCAGTCGagaagctcctcgccggtATAGACACGGAGCTGGCGGCCAACGCAGCCCTCAAGTCTCGGGCGTACGCACGCTCCCTTCGTAACTTTGAGGAGCGCGTCATCTATCTGCGCCAGCGCAACAAGCAGAGCGATTCCGATCTCCAACCCTACTTTGAGAGCTTGCACGAGATCTACGCCGAGCTAGACGAGCCGGACGGCATGGAGGGCGTGTCTACAGCAGTGGTGTCGCCGACCCTCGAGTTGCAGATTCGTGAACACGAGAGCACGGGCCGGTGGACATCAGCTCAGAGCTGCTGGGAGGTGCGCCTGCAGCAATCACCTGCTGATCTCAACTTGCACGTCGGGCTGCTCAAGTGTCTCAAGAATCTCGGTCATTATGGTAGGTTACCAAGTTGATAGGAGTAGCTGACCACAGACACGTTGCGAACGCATATCCGCGGCGTGCTCAGTCGCAACCCGGAGTGGAGCGCCGAACTGGCTCCGttccaggccgaggcggcgtggACGATCGGTGACTGGGAGACGGTCCGCTCAATCTCCAATCCGCCACCCATCGCTAAGGTCTTCTTGGCTATCCAGTCTGCAGGAAACGTTCCGGAATCGCTGAAGCTGGCTCGCCGTGATATTGGCTCTTCCATCGCCGCTGGCGATTATTCGCGGTCGTACGACTCAGTCCTGCAGCTGCATCTGCTgcgcgaggttgagatGAT contains these protein-coding regions:
- a CDS encoding uncharacterized protein (Paf1), with protein sequence MSKKSSKLDLLVRVRFENPLPDPPFPPKLLKVKTDISRLGDPAYLDQLAGAAPAPMLLDAEMGMPIDLNTFDGVWDGNDASLNPTLETVKLDPGDAALLAPLRIFAKTANGAPAPSSIKPEVSWMRNSSYIQRRETTRRRAAAEAVQEEEVDASEAAQIMAIEKSFQDLRDQELAEIRHPHPKRKHLRVVESYDVLPDDDTWSSSYILLRFPERPSAATAQNPSAKASRGCLDRALLRPVVEEDQALIDFFLPKESDLSRLTSLEEHPIDSETAAEAVELSAEGNDEKVDEMFPNVTYERIRTYEVVSQMVPDREFLLTISEEAAEDETEEEDMFGDDEPKPKKRKGAFYKPISMRSQLRKTLQKTRTDTPWDKVRLGFREPAATEIEEREKMARSVNDSTWVEDQTDEGHDSFAATLREANAEID
- a CDS encoding uncharacterized protein (Domain in UVSB PI-3 kinase, MEI-41 and ESR-1) — protein: MTQPPRANGDQAGVQDDLLDQVLREGLASRGGGDPAAEIQRSRKLLSVLFDQCVLRPPEQVDQTALERTHLTLSILARQSSQNPELLVSESDGRPFYTFLLTRLVIAAAQTEVADTPRLELVAAFVAAAVRILRTMASDVLDHGETYMRGPPRVTNALRDMVRYVRDSFDLKDAPMLGHADMPTVTGGVTQLIVLNIVLQTPAPFSSDVQLAAARILSDLARRFTRLPPDRQARYAAVVTAAIPLAPVRHVLSRAAVAVAQWPEIDNDAWQKAVEELVNKVEVDGDASLHRDVWQGLLPSLSLPEGSAIKLDSRVGRAKIMLLLEPTAPHLSIALIRKTLPKSCLQRWAQDVTAAHAELRDRLGRYTELPPPTSRKRKRALNPVEERALTFLHSKVPELKIESVDSLRHSLADLEPSIALKLLGTTPMIACALCQCADTHGKLPSDFVRKLLEAGCRLQDEHALMRALSILFTHTNKGDVSLLAWHTPLARAWEAFSSPDRRTRIASGNLLSAIYLNLLSSPDPDTQFRAKSELLKRISPLLGNSRYAVLETAILLLGDLGRKVDDKHLYGVLELLLQQFGSPSQPIRAIVYTQLVDIATHRGKQPYTLLAPYLDRVGVLLAECLVPHPSAVAETMQLIGFNRQPFFSHHLVRKAVVPALVLRQDRAALDILATILGKALGLILIDDAADVLAKVFLTPVKTNPSISFLAKVLRESTHDPDDSTTIGRYIQAYRVNLIAALVTELGDEDGARRETAKDALKMVQRKDILSPSDPGDLGSYLKPHMVGALAEMTEQLVLLRSHADIRRKIVRSLGELISLVGDSMASFSPQIIASLQSTLCQPELRLQALQTWHRFVDLMKYVDVGPYIGATIAAFVAEWSNFTPEERQVAVSIVELIDGNHRHLQAFKDDIVLFDHIDELKPFRKNLLSYRKKWPTKMYLSKLLERTSSKNIAIATASVRELRWLLQTQGPDVMQLARGDTFDPIMGQLVQSLVSASSTDGDSQELRDLSYECFGILGALDPDRFVTRSDEPSMTITSNFTDREESIQFALHLIRDLLTTAFRATNDTKHQKTLSFALQELLKFCDFGVGLVNRGARVPLQVRQRWEALPKDVLETVTPFLDTQFVLNKDKKSSFEYPIYPTTQTYREWIQAWTVDLIGRVMDFQTGDRSDAQTIFAAFNTEAHSQDVAVANHILPHLVLHVLLSGDESIRSNIRREIDDVLTDIVSSSKESLGDKRTNSAHVIFNLMDHLSKWLRLARGDKRRSSHVLPVEKLLAGIDTELAANAALKSRAYARSLRNFEERVIYLRQRNKQSDSDLQPYFESLHEIYAELDEPDGMEGVSTAVVSPTLELQIREHESTGRWTSAQSCWEVRLQQSPADLNLHVGLLKCLKNLGHYDTLRTHIRGVLSRNPEWSAELAPFQAEAAWTIGDWETVRSISNPPPIAKVFLAIQSAGNVPESLKLARRDIGSSIAAGDYSRSYDSVLQLHLLREVEMIHSADLELSRPGQFANTQNANAINQRRVDGLIASLAERFETTLPSFHAREEILSRRRATFSLVKVPHLSQELGQSWIQSAKIARKSGYDQTAYSAALQAREAEAPFAFIQQAKLTRAHGGILKALRELEQPIAKLIRESERADVIDLTGNNHHRPRTDEDLRRDRSLAKATLLEARWSQEGGRNDKNDILRRFKKATELGSTLESPFFHLGRYYDMLAASEKDLAHKSVFNNFTCVNYFEALQRGVKYIYQTMPRLLTVWLDLAEGKKNSTVQKNVDIITNLMVHSQDKIMPFQFLTAFPQMISRITHPSQRVRETLVMILSRVVRAHSQQTLWQIVGSLLSKRKDRIELMESILSRAAHDLRRRIKDAERMGKLLLQFSNDKPESTRVAATSVAVNYPYLQNAFPSTMILPLQDALTVVLPSAGSSALRTHNAFPDEPVTIEGVEDKIDIMPSLQQPKKLVFKGSDGKRYPFLCKPHDDLRKDARLMDMNSMLNKFLKSTSESRRRHLYIRTYAVMPLNEECGLIEWVSHTHALKPTLEKLYDRHKKKVYTREIYNKLETARKSEDKGAALKKAFLQIAEQYKPTVFHEWFMLNWPEPSAWLTARTNYARTLAVMSMIGFVLGLGDRHGENILFDGLTGDTVHVDLNCLFDRAKSFEVPERVPFRLTQNMEDALGVTGVEGVFRKAAEITMGILRSNSDSMMSVLEAFIHDPLIEWTKSRHKSNTEVRAAADKNLAPIQRKLRGVVGQTEQTVPNQVDALIKEATRIQNLSLMYVGWAAWL